A single window of Prochlorothrix hollandica PCC 9006 = CALU 1027 DNA harbors:
- a CDS encoding type II toxin-antitoxin system VapC family toxin has translation MKFIFADTGYWVALLNPGDNLHQKVINLAQALQPAHIVTSEMVLTEVLNDFSKRGEHLRDVAAELIRDLRSHPNTTIIPQTSQQFEQAFILYTQRKDKQWSHTDCVSFNIMEENGITEALAYDKHFAQAGFIPLMRNCRL, from the coding sequence GTGAAGTTTATTTTTGCAGACACGGGCTATTGGGTTGCATTATTAAATCCCGGCGATAATTTGCATCAGAAAGTAATTAATTTAGCACAGGCTTTACAGCCAGCTCATATTGTAACCAGTGAGATGGTATTAACAGAAGTGTTAAATGATTTCTCAAAACGAGGTGAGCATTTACGAGATGTCGCTGCCGAGTTAATTCGAGATTTGCGTTCTCACCCCAACACCACCATCATTCCCCAAACCAGCCAGCAGTTTGAACAGGCATTTATCCTCTATACCCAACGCAAAGACAAGCAGTGGAGTCATACCGACTGCGTTTCCTTCAATATCATGGAAGAAAATGGAATTACAGAAGCACTCGCTTACGATAAGCACTTTGCCCAGGCAGGTTTTATACCTCTGATGCGGAACTGTCGGCTGTGA
- a CDS encoding restriction endonuclease subunit S, whose product MEKTGGTGMVNYAFEPEYTPISPPDESEKLSTTIKLSEILNAGVRLEASAFSIEAHNAVTALENSGLQLIPLYGEGGLCQEAHNAFRFKRIYVKSEQGIPFLSSSDIISLRPETDRYLSRKYTRKLDILAVQKWDVLISRSGTIGNVSLANDAFTGKAVSEHVIRLSSNDPDLAGFIAAFLRSRYGRPQLTQATYGSVIVHIELEHLKRVQIPDLPPIRRIAIGRLMCKAGELRDEANRMLDEADQLLHERLDLPYLKSIAPSGNASAIAKIKASQLMGRLEGSFHDPVAIAAEKQLSKLAVQVTKVGDSRVTKEIRAITKFRKRTYVEKGGIPLLSSKQLFQIDPIDVKGLAKGAHTKDLPEIQLKENMIAVTCSGTIGRVQIIPFYMAKWTANQHATRFLAAEGMNAGYLYAWLASDYGYCLITRNSYGSVILEVDKEMFSSVPIPLPEPKIRDEIGNLVLKANQLRDEAWRNEQDAITRLESWIANKPIAPAQDESSPNKIPLKDIKYDPNAIPIWELAARISAKVPDEEWAKVPSDLSQRFDYYQGLRDDS is encoded by the coding sequence TTGGAAAAAACAGGTGGTACTGGGATGGTAAATTACGCCTTTGAACCGGAATACACGCCAATCTCGCCTCCCGATGAGTCGGAGAAACTGTCAACGACTATAAAACTCAGCGAGATATTGAACGCTGGCGTTCGCCTGGAAGCCTCTGCTTTTAGCATCGAAGCCCATAATGCGGTGACTGCTTTGGAAAATAGTGGGTTACAACTGATTCCGCTCTATGGCGAAGGAGGTCTTTGCCAGGAGGCTCATAATGCTTTTCGATTCAAACGAATCTATGTGAAGTCTGAGCAAGGTATACCATTCCTTTCTAGTTCAGACATCATTAGCTTGCGACCCGAAACTGATCGTTACCTAAGCCGTAAGTACACTCGAAAATTGGATATTCTTGCTGTTCAGAAATGGGATGTATTAATTTCACGGTCTGGAACGATAGGAAATGTTTCACTAGCTAATGATGCTTTCACAGGAAAAGCTGTTTCAGAACATGTAATCCGCTTAAGCTCCAATGATCCTGATTTAGCAGGTTTTATTGCTGCCTTTTTGCGTAGTCGATATGGTCGCCCTCAATTGACTCAAGCCACCTACGGTTCTGTAATTGTTCACATCGAACTAGAACATCTTAAGCGGGTACAGATTCCTGATTTGCCTCCAATTCGTCGGATTGCGATCGGTCGGTTAATGTGCAAAGCAGGTGAACTGCGAGATGAGGCAAACCGAATGTTAGATGAAGCAGATCAACTATTGCATGAGCGATTGGACTTGCCTTACTTAAAGTCAATCGCTCCTAGTGGTAATGCGTCTGCGATCGCCAAAATCAAAGCCTCGCAATTAATGGGACGGTTAGAGGGTAGTTTTCATGATCCCGTGGCGATCGCGGCTGAAAAACAGTTGAGCAAACTAGCCGTTCAAGTCACTAAAGTAGGCGATTCAAGAGTTACTAAAGAGATTCGAGCGATTACTAAATTCCGTAAGCGAACCTATGTTGAAAAGGGTGGAATCCCCTTACTCAGCAGTAAGCAGCTTTTTCAGATTGATCCAATAGATGTTAAGGGATTAGCTAAAGGGGCACATACGAAAGATTTGCCTGAAATTCAGCTAAAAGAAAATATGATTGCGGTTACTTGCTCTGGCACTATTGGGCGAGTGCAGATTATTCCTTTTTATATGGCGAAGTGGACAGCAAATCAACACGCAACTCGATTTCTAGCTGCAGAAGGCATGAATGCAGGCTATCTATATGCTTGGCTGGCTTCCGATTATGGATATTGTTTAATCACTCGCAACTCTTATGGTTCAGTAATTCTTGAGGTGGACAAAGAGATGTTTTCCTCTGTTCCAATTCCACTCCCTGAACCCAAGATTAGAGATGAAATTGGCAATCTAGTTCTCAAAGCCAATCAACTCCGGGATGAGGCTTGGCGCAATGAACAAGACGCAATTACCAGACTGGAAAGCTGGATTGCAAATAAACCAATCGCTCCAGCCCAAGATGAATCCAGCCCTAATAAAATACCTCTTAAAGATATAAAATACGATCCGAACGCGATTCCCATTTGGGAATTAGCTGCTCGAATTTCTGCTAAAGTGCCTGATGAGGAATGGGCAAAGGTGCCATCTGACTTATCGCAGAGATTTGATTATTATCAAGGACTGAGGGATGATTCGTGA
- a CDS encoding urease accessory protein UreF: MVIPHFSPNLLSLLQLVSPALPVGAYSYSEGIETLVEQGVIGDRASLSHWLSQELAIGSIRLDAAVVLRTHRSALGGALTDISRWNQWLSAMRETEELRLQHWQMGRSLLQLGVKLEETAVIEDNSPEVSPSLAAIAPLLEPHCNFAIAFGLVAAHWHIDASSAVLGYLQAWVANGVSAALRTIPLGQTEAQQVLRHLQPDLCRSHQEILTLVDEDLVSCSWGLALASMAHEVQYSRLFRS; encoded by the coding sequence ATGGTTATTCCCCATTTTAGCCCCAATCTGTTGAGTTTGCTGCAATTGGTGAGTCCGGCCTTACCGGTGGGTGCCTATAGTTATTCGGAAGGGATAGAAACCTTGGTGGAGCAGGGGGTGATTGGCGATCGCGCTAGCTTGAGTCACTGGTTAAGCCAAGAACTGGCCATCGGCAGTATTCGCCTCGATGCCGCTGTGGTGTTGCGAACCCACCGATCGGCCCTAGGGGGAGCGTTAACGGATATCAGCCGCTGGAATCAATGGCTATCGGCGATGCGGGAAACGGAAGAGTTACGGTTACAACACTGGCAAATGGGGCGATCGCTGTTGCAATTGGGGGTCAAACTGGAGGAAACGGCAGTGATTGAGGACAATTCCCCTGAGGTCTCACCCTCTTTGGCGGCGATCGCACCCCTCCTGGAACCCCATTGTAATTTCGCGATCGCCTTCGGACTCGTCGCCGCCCATTGGCACATCGATGCTTCCAGCGCAGTACTGGGTTATCTCCAAGCCTGGGTCGCTAATGGGGTCAGTGCAGCCCTACGCACAATCCCCCTAGGCCAGACGGAGGCACAGCAGGTTCTCCGCCACCTCCAGCCGGATCTCTGTCGCAGTCACCAGGAGATCCTAACGTTGGTCGATGAGGATCTAGTGTCTTGCAGTTGGGGGTTAGCCCTAGCCAGCATGGCCCATGAGGTTCAATACAGTCGCCTTTTTCGCAGTTAA
- a CDS encoding adenylate/guanylate cyclase domain-containing protein, translated as MSDGQLAQGNFELSIVSDILIVDDTADNIRLLSSMLLEQGYKVRKAINGTMALTAIRTLPPDLLLLDINMPQMDGYEVCRQLKQDPQLRDIPVIFLSALDSTVDKVKAFAVGGIDYLTKPFHIEELVARIESQLTIARQRQLLQQQKQQLELEIQERRKVEAELKWQRERSETLILNIFPQKIAERLKSGHQTIASYFDEVTVLFADLVGFTTLAVQIPPTDLVQFLNQIFSRFDALVEQYQLEKIKTIGDAYMVVGGLPQHRDDHAQAIAQMALAMQTTIQELKTPLGQPLSLRIGINSGPVVAGVIGTKKFSYDLWGDTVNVASRLESQGEPGRIQISEQTHGLLHHQFHCEERGVICLKGRGELKTYWLLG; from the coding sequence ATGTCTGATGGCCAGCTAGCCCAGGGTAACTTTGAGCTGAGTATTGTGAGTGACATCCTGATTGTGGATGACACAGCAGACAATATTCGCTTATTGTCTTCGATGCTGCTGGAACAGGGCTATAAGGTGCGCAAAGCCATTAATGGAACCATGGCCCTCACGGCTATACGGACGCTGCCCCCCGATCTGCTGCTCTTAGATATTAATATGCCCCAGATGGACGGCTACGAGGTCTGTCGTCAGTTGAAGCAGGATCCCCAGCTACGGGATATTCCGGTGATCTTCCTCAGTGCCTTGGATAGCACGGTGGATAAGGTCAAGGCTTTTGCGGTGGGGGGCATTGATTACTTAACCAAACCGTTTCACATTGAAGAATTGGTAGCCCGCATTGAAAGCCAGTTAACCATTGCCCGTCAGCGCCAACTGTTGCAGCAGCAAAAACAACAGTTAGAATTAGAAATCCAAGAACGCCGGAAAGTCGAAGCAGAATTGAAATGGCAACGAGAACGATCGGAAACCCTAATTCTCAATATCTTTCCCCAGAAGATAGCCGAACGCTTGAAGAGTGGCCACCAAACCATTGCCAGCTATTTTGATGAGGTGACGGTTCTCTTTGCGGACTTGGTGGGGTTTACCACCTTGGCGGTGCAGATTCCCCCGACGGATTTAGTCCAGTTTCTCAATCAGATCTTTTCCCGGTTTGATGCCTTGGTGGAACAGTATCAGTTGGAGAAAATTAAGACCATTGGCGATGCCTATATGGTGGTGGGGGGATTGCCCCAACATCGCGATGATCACGCTCAGGCGATCGCCCAGATGGCCCTGGCCATGCAGACGACCATCCAGGAGTTGAAGACTCCCCTCGGTCAGCCCCTGTCCCTGCGCATTGGGATCAACAGCGGGCCGGTGGTGGCGGGGGTCATTGGCACCAAGAAGTTTAGCTATGATTTGTGGGGTGATACGGTCAATGTGGCTTCTCGGCTGGAATCCCAGGGGGAACCGGGACGCATTCAGATCTCGGAACAGACCCATGGGTTACTGCACCATCAGTTCCACTGTGAGGAACGGGGGGTCATTTGCCTCAAGGGCCGAGGGGAATTAAAGACCTATTGGCTTTTGGGCTAG
- the pruA gene encoding L-glutamate gamma-semialdehyde dehydrogenase: MVAQAPAPYEPQTQAIAKKLLSATKEGKSFLAQLRDQMRWDDRLLGWTMEHPGLRVQLFHFIDCLPALQSKAEVARHLQEYMTTEAVELPAALKGLLNFTEASSIPGQLAATTIMTAVETLAYRYISGATLDQVIKTLERLRKQKQAFTVDLLGEAVITEVEAEAYLNRYLELMEKLSVSAKSWPTVEQIDRADGQDLPKAQVSVKLTAFYSQFDALDQTGSREKVSGHIRTLLRRSQDLGVAVHFDMEQYVYKSITLTILKDLLLEEEFRSRSDIGVTFQAYLRESEQDLRDLVAWAKMRGTPVTVRLVKGAYWDQETIKSRQKHWPNPVFEHKAETDANFEILTQILLENHSYLYAAIGSHNVRSQARTIALAEALKVPRRNWEMQVLYGMGDQLAKALVDQGYRVRVYCPYGDLLPGMAYLIRRLLENTANTSFLRQNLEDRPVEELLAPPQVTNPSNPMAHLTTAAAHHPGFSPAPDSNYADLRQREGVLAALQQVRSQLGKTYQPLINGEYCQTDRTLASENPCNPKEIIGSMGQISVDQAEAAMTAAKAAFPAWKATPAQDRAAIIRKAGDLMEQRREQLVAWVVLEVGKPIAEADAEVTEAIDFCHYYSAEMERLDQALNLDVVGETDRYHYQPRGIALVIAPWNFPIAIPTGMTVAALVSGNCTLLKPAAVSSVIMAKVTEILVEAGIPKGVFQYIPGSGSTVGAHLVKHKDVHMIAFTGSREVGCQIYAEAAVLQPGQKHLKRVVAEMGGKNALIIDESADLDQAVAGVVQSAFGYSGQKCSACSRAIVLEPVYDAFLARLVEATKSLNIGPTDNPGVQMGPVVDGSAQAKIREYIATGKTEAQVALEMEAPEGGYFVGPVIFSEVSPQATIAQEEIFGPVLAVIKAKSFDEALTIANGTDYALTGGIYSRTPSHLDRAKAEFEVGNLYINRGITGAIVNRQPFGGFKLSGVGSKAGGPDYLVQFMEPRVITENIQRQGFAVIEGAEQ; the protein is encoded by the coding sequence GTGGTTGCCCAAGCTCCCGCCCCCTACGAACCCCAAACCCAGGCCATTGCCAAAAAACTCCTCAGCGCCACCAAAGAAGGGAAATCCTTCCTCGCCCAACTGCGGGATCAAATGCGATGGGACGATCGCCTGCTGGGCTGGACCATGGAGCATCCCGGCCTGCGGGTACAACTGTTTCACTTCATTGACTGCTTGCCCGCCCTCCAAAGCAAAGCCGAAGTGGCCCGCCACCTGCAAGAGTACATGACCACCGAGGCCGTGGAACTGCCCGCCGCCCTCAAAGGTCTACTCAACTTCACCGAAGCCAGTTCCATCCCCGGACAACTGGCGGCCACCACCATTATGACCGCCGTGGAAACCTTGGCCTACCGCTATATTTCCGGGGCTACCCTTGATCAAGTCATCAAAACCCTAGAGCGGCTGCGGAAACAGAAGCAAGCCTTCACCGTCGATTTGCTGGGGGAAGCGGTGATTACGGAAGTGGAAGCGGAAGCTTACCTCAACCGTTACCTGGAACTGATGGAGAAACTGTCGGTTTCAGCTAAGTCTTGGCCCACAGTGGAACAAATCGACAGGGCTGATGGCCAAGATCTGCCTAAGGCTCAGGTTTCTGTTAAATTAACGGCATTTTATTCCCAGTTCGATGCTCTGGATCAAACGGGAAGCCGGGAAAAGGTTAGCGGCCACATTCGCACCCTGTTGCGCCGATCCCAAGACCTGGGGGTGGCGGTGCATTTCGACATGGAACAGTATGTCTACAAGAGCATTACCCTCACCATTCTCAAGGATTTATTGCTGGAAGAGGAATTCCGCAGTCGCAGCGATATTGGTGTCACGTTCCAAGCTTATTTGAGAGAATCAGAGCAGGATTTGCGGGATCTGGTGGCCTGGGCGAAGATGCGGGGCACCCCCGTTACGGTGCGCTTGGTGAAGGGGGCTTATTGGGATCAAGAAACCATTAAATCTCGACAAAAGCACTGGCCTAACCCGGTCTTTGAACACAAGGCAGAAACTGATGCCAATTTCGAGATCTTAACCCAGATTTTGCTGGAAAATCACTCCTATCTCTATGCTGCCATTGGTAGCCATAATGTGCGATCCCAAGCCCGGACGATCGCCCTTGCCGAAGCCCTGAAGGTGCCCCGCCGCAACTGGGAAATGCAGGTGCTCTATGGCATGGGGGATCAGTTGGCCAAAGCCCTAGTTGATCAGGGGTACCGGGTGCGGGTCTATTGTCCCTATGGGGATCTGCTGCCGGGGATGGCCTATTTGATCCGTCGTTTGCTGGAAAATACCGCTAATACTTCTTTCCTGCGGCAGAATCTGGAGGATCGCCCCGTGGAGGAACTGCTGGCTCCCCCCCAGGTCACCAATCCCTCTAACCCCATGGCCCATTTGACCACTGCTGCGGCCCATCACCCCGGCTTTAGCCCTGCCCCCGACAGTAACTATGCCGATCTGCGGCAGCGGGAGGGGGTTTTGGCTGCTCTGCAACAGGTGCGATCCCAGTTGGGCAAAACCTATCAGCCCCTGATCAATGGGGAGTATTGCCAGACCGATCGCACCCTGGCTTCAGAGAACCCCTGTAATCCCAAGGAAATCATTGGTTCCATGGGTCAAATTAGTGTTGACCAGGCTGAGGCTGCGATGACAGCCGCTAAAGCTGCATTTCCGGCCTGGAAAGCTACACCGGCTCAGGATCGTGCTGCCATCATCCGTAAGGCAGGAGATTTGATGGAACAGCGCCGGGAGCAGTTGGTGGCCTGGGTGGTGCTGGAGGTGGGCAAGCCCATTGCCGAAGCCGATGCCGAAGTGACGGAAGCCATTGATTTTTGTCACTATTACAGCGCTGAAATGGAACGGTTGGATCAGGCGCTAAATCTGGATGTGGTGGGGGAAACCGATCGCTACCACTACCAACCGCGCGGTATTGCCCTGGTGATTGCCCCCTGGAACTTCCCCATTGCTATTCCCACCGGGATGACGGTGGCGGCGCTGGTGAGTGGTAACTGTACCTTACTCAAGCCTGCGGCGGTTTCTTCGGTGATTATGGCTAAGGTGACTGAAATCCTGGTGGAAGCCGGAATTCCCAAGGGAGTCTTCCAATATATTCCCGGCTCCGGCTCGACGGTGGGGGCGCATTTGGTGAAGCACAAGGATGTGCACATGATCGCCTTCACTGGCTCCCGCGAGGTGGGCTGTCAGATTTACGCGGAGGCGGCGGTGCTGCAACCGGGGCAAAAGCACCTGAAACGGGTGGTGGCGGAAATGGGGGGTAAAAATGCCCTGATTATTGATGAAAGTGCTGACCTGGATCAGGCGGTGGCCGGGGTTGTGCAGTCGGCTTTTGGCTACAGTGGTCAAAAATGTTCCGCTTGCTCCCGTGCCATTGTCCTAGAGCCGGTCTATGACGCATTTCTCGCCCGTTTGGTGGAAGCCACCAAGTCCCTGAACATTGGCCCCACCGATAACCCAGGGGTGCAGATGGGTCCGGTGGTGGATGGCAGTGCCCAGGCCAAGATTCGGGAGTACATCGCCACGGGTAAGACGGAAGCCCAGGTGGCCCTGGAGATGGAGGCTCCGGAGGGGGGCTATTTTGTCGGACCGGTGATTTTTTCGGAGGTTAGCCCCCAGGCCACCATTGCCCAGGAGGAGATTTTTGGCCCGGTGTTGGCGGTGATTAAGGCGAAGTCCTTTGATGAAGCGCTGACTATCGCCAATGGTACGGATTACGCCCTGACAGGGGGCATTTACTCCCGCACACCGTCCCACCTCGATCGAGCTAAGGCTGAGTTTGAGGTGGGTAATTTGTACATTAATCGGGGTATTACGGGGGCGATCGTCAACCGTCAACCCTTCGGGGGCTTTAAGCTTTCCGGGGTGGGTTCCAAGGCGGGTGGCCCGGATTACCTGGTGCAGTTCATGGAACCACGGGTTATCACGGAAAATATCCAACGCCAGGGCTTTGCGGTGATTGAGGGGGCTGAACAGTAG
- a CDS encoding N-6 DNA methylase: MSKLLTTLPDGKICDFIDQKIRNDTPEEYVRQNIERRLVLELGYLPEQIEVEYSIKQGSKTVRVDLAVFREGDQHNQENIWIIIECKKDSVTPSASKDGVEQLRSYMAACDNSEWGMWTNGKKKTVLRRIRTEEGIEYEEPNDIPSKDGNLEEVDRPTRDSLKNAVGDNLLFSFKICHDHIYVTDGLQKQPAFFELLKVIFCKIYDERNVRSPLEFYATALEKKSNDGRLTVFNRISKIFDAVKKQYPAIFDANDEIKLQPRSLAYIIGELQRYSFLSTNIDVKGKAYEELVGANLRGDRGEFFTPRNVQKMTIQMLDPKVTDKVLDQSCGTGGFLVIAMNEVIKKLKQQIEKQSGKAAEQSGVWSEVLNESIKETARSNFFGIDINPDLVKATKMNMVMNNDGSGNIFRQDSLLHPHQWEDSFRKQFAKALDVDPKSLRSENDLAHFDLIATNPPFGSKLPIKDQETLKQYQLGHVWREMETGWQPTDQLQTSAPPEILFIERCWQFLKPGGRMGIVLPDAILGAPGLIYVRYWMIKHCRIVASIDLHPDTFQPRNGTQTSVLILQKKTNEEINRRTMSDYEIFMAQVKAIGHDKRGNIVYRRNEEGEEILVPADPESIPLIERTATGEGTARPLPRQKVEDDDTDFVADEFIDWKKQVVLGW, translated from the coding sequence ATGTCCAAGCTTTTGACGACACTTCCAGATGGCAAGATCTGTGACTTTATAGACCAAAAAATCCGCAATGACACGCCCGAAGAGTATGTTCGGCAGAACATTGAGCGTCGATTGGTGTTGGAATTAGGCTATTTGCCGGAACAGATCGAAGTTGAGTACTCTATCAAACAGGGCAGCAAGACAGTTCGCGTCGATCTAGCCGTTTTCCGTGAAGGGGATCAGCACAATCAGGAAAATATCTGGATCATCATCGAATGTAAGAAAGACTCAGTAACACCCTCAGCTAGTAAAGACGGAGTTGAGCAGCTTAGGTCTTACATGGCTGCTTGTGACAACTCAGAGTGGGGGATGTGGACAAATGGCAAGAAAAAGACCGTCTTGCGTCGAATTAGGACTGAAGAAGGAATTGAGTATGAAGAGCCTAATGATATTCCTTCTAAAGATGGAAACCTTGAAGAGGTTGATCGCCCTACTCGTGACTCTCTAAAAAATGCAGTTGGTGACAACTTACTATTTTCCTTCAAAATCTGCCACGATCATATTTATGTTACAGATGGATTGCAGAAGCAACCTGCTTTTTTTGAGCTTTTGAAGGTTATTTTTTGCAAGATTTACGATGAACGAAATGTTAGAAGCCCCTTAGAGTTTTATGCAACGGCTCTTGAAAAAAAGAGTAACGATGGTCGGTTAACCGTTTTTAACCGAATTAGCAAGATTTTTGATGCTGTAAAAAAGCAGTATCCCGCTATTTTTGATGCCAATGATGAAATCAAGCTTCAGCCTCGTTCTTTAGCTTATATTATTGGTGAACTTCAAAGGTATAGTTTTCTTAGTACTAATATTGATGTGAAGGGAAAAGCTTATGAAGAGTTGGTTGGAGCCAACTTACGGGGCGATCGTGGTGAGTTTTTTACACCGAGAAATGTTCAGAAAATGACAATTCAGATGCTTGATCCAAAGGTGACTGATAAGGTTCTCGATCAGTCGTGTGGAACAGGTGGTTTTCTGGTTATTGCGATGAATGAAGTGATTAAGAAACTCAAACAACAGATTGAAAAACAGTCAGGTAAAGCTGCTGAGCAGTCTGGGGTATGGAGTGAGGTACTCAATGAAAGTATTAAGGAAACTGCTCGATCCAATTTCTTTGGGATTGATATTAATCCTGACTTGGTTAAAGCTACCAAAATGAATATGGTGATGAATAACGATGGATCTGGAAATATTTTTAGGCAGGATTCGTTGTTGCATCCCCATCAGTGGGAAGATAGTTTTCGCAAACAGTTTGCTAAAGCTCTGGATGTTGATCCGAAAAGCTTACGCAGTGAAAATGATTTAGCGCACTTTGATCTGATTGCAACTAATCCGCCCTTTGGTTCAAAACTGCCAATTAAAGATCAAGAAACCTTAAAGCAATACCAATTAGGTCATGTCTGGCGAGAGATGGAAACCGGATGGCAACCCACAGATCAACTTCAAACCTCTGCACCTCCAGAAATTTTGTTTATTGAGCGATGCTGGCAATTTCTCAAGCCCGGTGGACGAATGGGAATTGTGCTACCGGATGCAATTTTGGGCGCACCGGGCTTGATCTATGTTCGATATTGGATGATTAAGCATTGCCGGATCGTGGCATCGATTGATCTGCATCCCGATACCTTCCAGCCTCGCAATGGTACCCAAACCTCAGTTCTAATTCTTCAGAAGAAAACCAACGAGGAAATTAATCGAAGAACGATGTCCGACTATGAAATCTTTATGGCACAGGTGAAGGCGATTGGGCATGATAAGCGAGGTAACATCGTCTACAGACGTAATGAGGAAGGAGAAGAGATACTGGTGCCAGCCGATCCAGAGTCAATTCCTTTGATTGAGCGAACGGCAACGGGCGAGGGCACAGCCAGACCGCTACCCCGCCAGAAAGTTGAAGACGATGATACTGATTTTGTGGCTGATGAGTTCATCGATTGGAAAAAACAGGTGGTACTGGGATGGTAA
- a CDS encoding Gfo/Idh/MocA family protein, producing MSFAFPPARPLGVAVVGTGFGQKVHIPGLQTYPHTQVVAVYHRDPAQAQAIATAHQIPQACSSVEAIVALPQVEAVSLSTPPFLHFEMAKTILNAGKHLLLEKPTCLTADEARVLHDLAQAQGVVAVMDFEYRFVPQWQHLAQLLHQGYVGQPYLICVDWLMSSRLDPQRPWNWYAQRDQGGGALGALASHSFDYLSWLFGPVQRLQAHLSTAIPQRPDPTTGSLKPVTADDTCLLNLELGHDRSQGVPCQMAISSVSRQGRGHWLEVYGDRGTLILGSSNQKDYVHGFQLQGALGGDDLATLPTPPQFAFETTYGDGRLAPFMRVVDHWLRSIAQGRAESPNLRDGVYSQLLMDISQRSHQTGSWVTVPSLEEFLRV from the coding sequence ATGTCCTTTGCCTTTCCCCCTGCCCGTCCCCTGGGTGTCGCTGTTGTGGGCACCGGTTTCGGCCAAAAAGTCCACATTCCCGGACTCCAAACCTACCCCCACACCCAAGTCGTCGCGGTGTACCACCGGGATCCCGCCCAGGCCCAGGCCATCGCCACGGCCCACCAGATTCCCCAGGCTTGCAGCAGTGTTGAGGCGATCGTCGCCCTGCCCCAAGTCGAAGCCGTCAGCCTCTCCACCCCCCCCTTCCTCCACTTCGAGATGGCCAAAACCATCCTCAATGCGGGCAAACATTTACTGCTGGAAAAACCCACCTGCCTCACCGCCGACGAAGCGCGGGTTCTCCATGACTTGGCCCAAGCCCAGGGGGTGGTGGCAGTGATGGACTTTGAATATCGGTTTGTCCCCCAATGGCAACACCTGGCCCAGCTCCTGCACCAGGGCTATGTGGGGCAACCCTATCTCATTTGTGTCGATTGGCTGATGTCCAGCCGCCTGGATCCCCAACGGCCTTGGAACTGGTACGCCCAACGGGACCAGGGGGGCGGTGCCCTGGGGGCATTGGCATCCCATAGTTTTGATTACCTGTCCTGGTTATTTGGCCCAGTGCAACGGCTCCAAGCCCACCTCAGCACCGCCATTCCCCAGCGTCCCGATCCCACCACCGGCAGCCTCAAACCCGTCACCGCCGATGACACCTGCCTGCTGAACCTGGAACTGGGCCATGATCGCAGCCAGGGAGTGCCCTGCCAGATGGCCATTAGTTCCGTCAGTCGCCAGGGCCGGGGCCATTGGCTGGAGGTCTATGGCGATCGCGGCACCCTGATTCTGGGCAGCAGCAACCAAAAAGACTATGTTCATGGGTTTCAACTCCAGGGGGCGTTAGGGGGGGATGACCTGGCCACCCTTCCCACTCCGCCCCAGTTCGCCTTTGAGACAACCTATGGCGATGGTCGCCTCGCCCCCTTTATGCGGGTGGTGGATCACTGGCTGCGGAGCATTGCCCAGGGTCGAGCGGAGAGTCCTAACCTGCGGGACGGGGTGTATTCCCAGCTTTTGATGGATATTAGCCAGCGATCGCACCAAACCGGCAGTTGGGTCACGGTGCCCAGTCTAGAGGAGTTTTTACGGGTCTAG
- the ureE gene encoding urease accessory protein UreE produces the protein MSRPPRYTLTDRLDQPPQPAPSHRLALTAAQRQRSRSRLETPEGDILLYLPRGTVLQPGDWLQDATGQYQVQILPQSEQVYWVTAPTPLLLLRGAYHLGNRHVPLEVSPEGLRLEPDPVLKALLEQLGLHIEEQYSPFQPETGAYGSLVPSQAVHTHSAHTHSAHTHSIHTHSIHTHSTHTHSAHTHSIHTQSPDSQSPDSPLYHP, from the coding sequence ATGTCTCGTCCCCCCCGCTATACCCTGACCGATCGCCTAGACCAGCCACCCCAGCCCGCCCCGTCCCACCGTTTGGCCCTCACTGCTGCCCAACGCCAACGATCGCGATCGCGCCTAGAAACCCCAGAGGGGGATATTCTGCTGTACTTACCCAGGGGTACTGTGCTACAGCCGGGGGACTGGCTCCAGGACGCAACGGGTCAGTATCAGGTGCAGATCCTCCCCCAGTCGGAACAGGTCTATTGGGTGACGGCCCCTACGCCCCTGTTGTTGTTGCGGGGAGCTTACCATTTGGGTAACCGCCATGTGCCCCTAGAGGTGAGTCCCGAAGGGTTACGACTGGAACCGGATCCAGTCTTAAAAGCCTTGTTAGAACAGTTGGGGCTACACATAGAGGAGCAATATAGCCCATTTCAACCAGAAACTGGAGCCTATGGGTCTTTAGTCCCTAGTCAAGCAGTTCATACCCATTCTGCCCATACCCATTCTGCCCATACCCATTCGATTCACACCCATTCGATTCATACCCATTCTACCCATACCCATTCTGCCCATACCCATTCGATTCATACCCAGTCCCCTGATTCTCAGTCCCCTGATTCCCCGCTTTATCACCCCTAA